From Plasmodium coatneyi strain Hackeri chromosome 7, complete sequence:
TTCAACCCCTTTGAGCAGTCATAAAATGGAAGTAGCGCTCCATCAGGACCATCTGCGTGATGTACCAGCGGGGGGTATCCAGATGAAGATGCCCAACTGGGGACGAACATAAGTGGTCACCCAGATCATAGTAAAAACGTTCTAAATTACCATTTTGTTGATAATTTTGCCACAGTAAGTTCGAATTCGCGTGGACACTTGTCCAGGTTGGACCTGACTGGGAGTGACTTCCAAAATGAGGGGGGCCTCGACGATGAGGTGGCATTTGTTCCCCAGGGAAGCAGTCCACGCGGTTGGAAGGGTCATCAAGTGGGGAAAACCACCCCAGAGACAGATACAGCCACTGCTAATATGACCACCGCTGACCTACACGACGGGGAGAAGCTCAGGCGGCCAGACTCAGCTACACGTGCTTCAAAAAAGGGACCCCTGATGAAACCGCGCAGCGATGCAAAGCAATCCCAGAGGGTCCccaacaaaaaggaaagtaaccAAAGCGTCGAGTCAATTTCAAGTACATCGAAGGGCAGTCGGCAAGGTACCCTCAAGACGAAAGTTCACTCCGGAGTAGACGCCAGAAATGCGAGTCAGCCGACCCGTAATAGTACgcgcaaggaaaaaaacacgtTTAACGAAACGAGGACACTGTTGAGGGGTAAAGTAAAGGGTGAGGCAAAAGGTGCGAAGTTGGCACCGCGCAGGAAGGTCAGCGGTGTGCACGCTACTGGAGGAACGACAAACGGTGCAGTGAAGGATGTAATGGCCAACACAACTGCCGACTCGCGCAACCAGCGACTAATCAGtcagaaaattttaaacacgTCCATCAACTTCGACGAAACGCAGAACCTGAGTGATGAAGACCAATTCATCTTTGATACCTACCTGAATGAGGTAGCCGATAAGCGGGAGGACAATTTGGAGGACATCATCCGGAACCAAGTCGCACTGTTCGAGCGTGACTTCCTATGAGGTGAAGCAGCTCCTGGCAGTTCGCTCACCCCTGAAGTTGGCAGAGTGGTCACTTTGCGCAAACTACCTCTTGGAGGTACCCACATTAACCCGCGCAAAGTTAACTAAGGAGGAGAGGTGCAATCCACATGCTTCCCCCATGGGCGAAGGCGGAAGGACAAGTAGCTTGTGTGTATTCTGCAAATTTCGAGAGAAGAAggtcttcactttttccaaCAATTGAGCTTTACTCATTAACCCCTCAGACCAGAAGTACCTCGATAAGTAATGCAACATGGAGGAAggacccaaaaaaaaattattcttcaaTATAGCCAACAATTTCATCTCAAGGTATTTCAAATTCAGGTCATCCTCATCCGTCTGGGTATTATCCAAAGGTTTTAACTCAGCCGAGGGTTGATACTGATTCATCGAATTGCAGACAGACAGATCGTACATCGGGTCGTTGGCCAACAAACACATGGTCTCTTTGATTAATATTTTACTGACATTTCCAATGATGTTTATGTCCCCTGATGAGCAGTCATATTTCGTGTAGTACCCAGTTATCGTTTCGTCCAAATTACCAGTAGCTATGGTAAGTAGAAATTCATTGGGCAAATTCAGGGGGGAATATCTCTTGTGGCAAAtaaggggggagaagaagtaAACCATTAGAAGCCTCGACCTGGACTGGACATTCTGTAGACACAGATCCTCGTAgttgcttcctccttggCTTTTAAACTTCATTTCTTCGCTAATTAAGTTCCTTCCcgcacttttaaaaaagtcgAATAAGTCATCTATGCAGTACACAGTGTGGTACGAATTTATAGCCTTACTTAGCTGCTCCGAGTAGGACCTTGTATTTTCGCTGCTGTTCTTGGAGGGAAGAGACAGCGTGTTAAGCAGCTTGTTGCATATGTCCTTCCGGCAAGGGGTATCAATTAGCAGCCGCTTCAACTTTAGGCAGAACTGTTCCCTATTGAAGTGATCTAGGCAACTCTCAGCTGAATCTCCCAATGGGGCGGAGATacccttccccttcattcCCATTTCGATCATTATGGAGAGAAGATAAACCATGCACGCGTTGAACCCAGAATCGACTCCCCCAGATAGGGCCAACATAAATCCCTTCGCATTGGTTAGGTGCAAAACGTGCCAGAAGTATATGGCACTATTAAAGCACAGCTCTTCATACACATTATGCAACGCGCACGTCTGGTTGGCAAACTGGTACTTACAATCGTCAGGACTGGGGTGATATTTTCTCATGAGCGTTGACATTAGTGCATTATTCTTTGTGTACATCTGCCAGTTAAAGTTCTGTGGCAGGTTATTCCAAATGACCTCCTTTGAATATTTCACAGACAACTCAATTTCTTTGTTGtatgaaaaaatgcactCTCCATCGTGGCAACCATCTGCATTTGTTTTACTCTccccaattttttgaaaCTTCTCCATCTTAATAATGGGTAGGTCCGTTTTACTTCCCCCCTGTGGGTGGGAATATCCCCCTAGAGACACACTAACAGACGCAACCTGCACCTCATCGAAGGTAAACCTGGCGTTCTTAGTCAGCACTTGGTTGTTCTGACTGATGAAAGAAAATCCATCGtacttgaaaaaataattatcaCACCCAGAGTTGGTATTATAACTGAGGACCATATGGGGATACCATTTGGTTACATGCATCATCTGGATGAAGTACTTCTTAAACAGTTGCAACTCGTTGGGGACGTGGCCACTCACCAACAGGACATCCACTTGGTTCATCAACGCCTTGGTATGCCCCTCCCGCAGACTCAGCTTTATGGGATCCTGCTCAAAAAGAAGGTGGGTCTCCCCAGTGGCGCTGTCACCACTAAAACCACTTGTACCAGTACCATCCATCAAATACGCTGACCCGTGACGGTTAAAATGCTCCACTCGACCATCCACCAGTATACCCCTCTCAACTTGGATCAAGTCATCCAAAAAAACATGTCCAATAGATATGTCCCCTAGCTGTATTAGTGCCTTCCCGATGTAGGTCTCCGTCTGATTTGTTACCTCCTGGATACACTTAGGGAGTGCATACCTCTGTAGATTGTTGCCTAGAATCTGGACGCTGGAGTTATTAAACTGGATGTAACTCGACGAATGATTCATGGGAGGAGTCCCTTCTGCTGCATATTCGACCCCCTGCTCGATACCCCCCTTTTCCAACGCCGACCAGGGAGCGAAGTACTTCCTCTCCTCATCACTTAAGCACTCCTTCGGAGACAgcaaaataattttgttcctatAGATAACCACTTGGCAGTTGTAAAGCTTCTTCTCAAAATACACAGGCATGCTAACAAAGCACAGGATATTCTCCATGAGGGGCCCAtctgcacatttttccttcaacagTTCGCTTAAATAGTACCAGCAATTTTCGTGTATGTCTTCAACCTCTTTGAAGCTGTCTCTGCAACTCACCCCGCAAAGTTCCAATTCACCACCGACTCGAATTGTGCACTTTAGCTCTTTGCATCTTTTTATGCTCTCGATGATCTTCCGTTTGTTCTCTTCGTAGTCCAGCGGGATGGATGATATAGAGCAGCAGCTCAGACCTAAGTTAGTCCTTTTCTCCATGCTTCAAGGGGTATAGGGTGAAATAATCAAACTCTGCCTTCTTCCGTGACTTCTAACCTGTTTTCCGACCAACTCACTTTGAGTAGAACGCACGCTTTTATATATCCCGAGGAAGATTCACGATTTACACACAGAGTGGCTTCACTTGGGGGCAACGAACTGGGATCAGTTACACCTCTCGGGTAACCCTTATGCAGTTCACAGTTTGAAGGCACAAATGGGGGGGCACCAATCGTGGTGGCTTACACGGTGTTGGCCAGTCGTCGTTTGGAAAAGTCGTACAGGAGAGCAGCACAGCACATTTA
This genomic window contains:
- a CDS encoding Nad synthase, translated to MEKRTNLGLSCCSISSIPLDYEENKRKIIESIKRCKELKCTIRVGGELELCGVSCRDSFKEVEDIHENCWYYLSELLKEKCADGPLMENILCFVSMPVYFEKKLYNCQVVIYRNKIILLSPKECLSDEERKYFAPWSALEKGGIEQGVEYAAEGTPPMNHSSSYIQFNNSSVQILGNNLQRYALPKCIQEVTNQTETYIGKALIQLGDISIGHVFLDDLIQVERGILVDGRVEHFNRHGSAYLMDGTGTSGFSGDSATGETHLLFEQDPIKLSLREGHTKALMNQVDVLLVSGHVPNELQLFKKYFIQMMHVTKWYPHMVLSYNTNSGCDNYFFKYDGFSFISQNNQVLTKNARFTFDEVQVASVSVSLGGYSHPQGGSKTDLPIIKMEKFQKIGESKTNADGCHDGECIFSYNKEIELSVKYSKEVIWNNLPQNFNWQMYTKNNALMSTLMRKYHPSPDDCKYQFANQTCALHNVYEELCFNSAIYFWHVLHLTNAKGFMLALSGGVDSGFNACMVYLLSIMIEMGMKGKGISAPLGDSAESCLDHFNREQFCLKLKRLLIDTPCRKDICNKLLNTLSLPSKNSSENTRSYSEQLSKAINSYHTVYCIDDLFDFFKSAGRNLISEEMKFKSQGGSNYEDLCLQNVQSRSRLLMVYFFSPLICHKRYSPLNLPNEFLLTIATGNLDETITGYYTKYDCSSGDINIIGNVSKILIKETMCLLANDPMYDLSVCNSMNQYQPSAELKPLDNTQTDEDDLNLKYLEMKLLAILKNNFFLGPSSMLHYLSRYFWSEGLMSKAQLLEKVKTFFSRNLQNTHKLLVLPPSPMGEACGLHLSSLVNFARVNVGTSKR